The following are from one region of the Advenella mimigardefordensis DPN7 genome:
- a CDS encoding PCC domain-containing protein gives MMQRLSSRVLSLAQHGQRNWVLDVPEGASIWEWVATAFMQHDIQSAHLDIMGGRLLSAIFYTGYPDPAGKRIAQYGAPNHVGNATLISAMGIYGKDKGAQPMLHCHGCLVTGSGLTQGGHLDTAQCIVGRDGLRIYVTATSDIEFVARLDATSGMYVFHPQLAAHMDGNADRAAVAAGQER, from the coding sequence ATGATGCAACGGCTTAGCTCACGAGTGTTGTCTCTGGCCCAGCATGGGCAACGTAACTGGGTGCTTGATGTACCCGAAGGTGCATCTATCTGGGAATGGGTGGCTACGGCGTTCATGCAGCATGATATTCAAAGCGCGCACCTGGACATCATGGGCGGCCGTCTTCTTTCCGCTATTTTTTACACCGGATACCCAGATCCGGCTGGCAAGCGCATCGCACAATACGGTGCGCCCAATCACGTGGGCAATGCGACGCTGATTTCGGCAATGGGCATATACGGTAAGGACAAGGGGGCTCAACCCATGTTGCATTGTCACGGTTGTCTTGTGACCGGTAGCGGCCTGACTCAGGGCGGCCATCTGGATACGGCGCAATGTATCGTGGGCCGGGATGGGCTACGTATTTATGTTACTGCGACAAGCGACATTGAATTTGTTGCCAGGCTGGATGCGACCTCCGGCATGTATGTATTTCATCCGCAATTGGCAGCGCACATGGATGGCAACGCAGATCGCGCAGCGGTGGCTGCTGGACAAGAGCGCTAG
- a CDS encoding acyl-CoA synthetase, with translation MLKPVKNIGNFLTDVSLRFADLPGLIHGDRIYRWGELNARVDALAHALRALGVKKGDRILIHSSNNVQLFESCWATFKLGAIWVPTNVRITESEVAYLASASKASVVIYDDGYAGHANSCCQAADTVRHVIAIGEPQEHEHSYAALLAQHIEKGCFEAVDVDYEDPLWFFFTSGTTGLPKAGVLSHGQMAFVITNHLADLLPGIDQHSRSLVVAPLSHGAGIHAIANTARGAASVLPRSARLDCVEAWQLVQQHGVDNMFTVPTIVKRLTEDPAVDQFDHSSLKYVIYAGAPMYREDQKYALRKLGKVLVQYYGLGEVTGNITVLPPHMHQLDDGAEDARIGTCGYARTGMEIAILDEDGGRCGAGITGEICVRGPAVCMGYDSNPEANEKAFRYGWFHTGDLGHLDEQGFLYITGRQSDMYISGGSNVYPREIEEALLTHTAVSEVAVFGVPDEKWGESGVAVVVCKNGSRTDAAALNRHLNGKVARYKYPARYYFWDSMPKSGYGKIVKKDLRRMVQDDATA, from the coding sequence ATGCTCAAGCCGGTAAAAAATATTGGTAATTTTCTGACGGATGTCAGTTTACGTTTTGCGGACCTGCCCGGGCTGATCCACGGTGACCGCATCTATCGCTGGGGTGAACTCAATGCCCGGGTAGATGCGCTGGCGCATGCCTTGAGGGCATTGGGTGTCAAAAAGGGCGATCGCATTCTGATCCATTCCTCCAATAATGTGCAATTGTTTGAAAGCTGTTGGGCAACCTTTAAGCTGGGTGCGATCTGGGTCCCAACCAATGTCCGCATTACCGAGTCGGAGGTTGCCTATCTCGCCTCTGCCAGCAAGGCTTCGGTCGTGATTTATGACGACGGGTATGCGGGCCATGCCAATAGTTGCTGCCAAGCTGCCGACACGGTCCGGCATGTCATCGCCATTGGTGAACCACAAGAGCACGAACATAGCTATGCCGCATTATTGGCGCAGCATATAGAAAAAGGGTGCTTCGAGGCGGTTGACGTGGATTATGAAGACCCCTTATGGTTTTTCTTCACTTCGGGTACGACCGGGCTTCCCAAGGCAGGGGTATTGTCGCACGGGCAAATGGCATTTGTGATTACCAATCATCTGGCCGATTTGCTCCCCGGGATTGATCAGCATTCGCGCTCGCTGGTGGTGGCGCCGCTGTCGCACGGCGCGGGGATTCATGCGATCGCGAATACCGCGCGCGGTGCTGCCAGCGTCCTGCCGCGTTCGGCGCGGCTCGATTGTGTTGAAGCATGGCAACTGGTTCAGCAACATGGTGTAGACAATATGTTTACTGTGCCCACAATTGTTAAACGCCTGACAGAAGATCCCGCTGTCGATCAGTTTGACCACTCTTCGCTGAAATATGTGATTTATGCGGGCGCGCCCATGTATCGCGAAGATCAGAAATACGCCTTGCGCAAACTGGGCAAGGTGCTGGTCCAGTACTATGGACTGGGTGAAGTGACCGGCAATATCACCGTTTTGCCACCGCATATGCACCAGCTGGATGATGGTGCAGAAGATGCAAGGATCGGCACTTGTGGCTATGCCAGAACCGGCATGGAAATTGCGATTCTGGATGAAGATGGCGGGCGTTGTGGCGCAGGTATCACTGGTGAAATTTGCGTGCGCGGTCCGGCCGTGTGCATGGGCTATGATAGCAACCCCGAAGCGAATGAGAAGGCTTTCCGATATGGCTGGTTTCACACCGGCGATCTGGGCCATTTGGATGAGCAGGGTTTTCTGTATATTACCGGACGACAGTCAGATATGTATATTTCCGGTGGTTCAAATGTCTATCCGCGGGAAATCGAAGAGGCCTTACTGACGCATACCGCCGTTTCCGAAGTCGCGGTGTTTGGCGTGCCCGATGAAAAATGGGGTGAGTCCGGTGTTGCGGTGGTGGTGTGCAAGAATGGCTCCAGAACAGATGCCGCCGCATTGAACCGCCATCTGAATGGTAAAGTTGCCCGCTACAAGTATCCGGCCAGATATTATTTCTGGGATTCCATGCCGAAATCGGGGTATGGGAAGATTGTTAAAAAAGACTTGCGACGTATGGTGCAGGATGATGCAACGGCTTAG
- a CDS encoding acetyl-CoA acetyltransferase, whose product MRVSMTGWAHSRFGKMDGIDPEQMIGDVALQAIEHAGLEQSDIDSLHVGHYNGGFLYQDFPSSLLFNTMPALRFIPSVRLENACATGSAALHSALNAVSSGRSRYALVLGFEKMSELSTPEIGEVLLKCSYAREEAAVAGGFAGLFGNVIAKTYFDRYGDQSDALAMIAAKNHHNGLSNPYAHMRKDFGFDFCRTESEKNPFVAGPLKRTDCSLVSDGAAAVIICRDDDVRNSDNRVRFLATSQVNDYLPMSRRDPIAFEGATRAWQQALADSSLSLNELSFVETHDCFTIAELIEYEAMGLARPGEGARVILDGISARDGRLPVNPSGGLKSKGHPIGATGVSMHVMAAMQLSGQAGDMQLPVADRAGVFNMGGSAVANYVSILERA is encoded by the coding sequence ATGCGTGTGTCAATGACGGGCTGGGCCCATTCCAGGTTCGGAAAAATGGATGGCATCGACCCCGAGCAGATGATCGGGGACGTAGCGCTGCAAGCTATTGAGCATGCCGGTCTGGAGCAGAGTGATATCGATTCGCTGCACGTCGGTCATTACAACGGTGGATTTCTATATCAGGATTTCCCTTCATCGTTACTGTTTAACACGATGCCGGCATTGCGATTTATTCCGTCTGTGCGACTGGAAAACGCCTGCGCCACAGGCTCGGCGGCGCTGCACTCTGCGCTTAACGCGGTCAGCAGCGGACGCAGTCGTTACGCGCTGGTACTGGGTTTTGAAAAAATGTCGGAACTGTCAACACCGGAGATCGGCGAAGTTCTGCTCAAATGTTCCTATGCCAGGGAAGAGGCGGCAGTTGCAGGTGGTTTTGCCGGCCTTTTCGGCAATGTGATTGCCAAAACCTATTTTGATCGCTACGGCGACCAGTCTGACGCTTTGGCAATGATTGCTGCCAAGAACCACCACAATGGCCTGTCCAATCCGTACGCCCATATGCGAAAGGATTTCGGTTTCGATTTCTGTCGTACAGAGTCTGAAAAAAATCCCTTCGTCGCCGGCCCGCTTAAACGTACCGACTGTTCCCTGGTCTCTGACGGCGCGGCCGCCGTGATTATCTGCAGGGACGATGATGTTCGCAATAGCGACAATCGTGTACGTTTTCTGGCAACGTCTCAGGTAAATGATTATTTGCCGATGAGCCGTCGGGACCCCATTGCATTTGAAGGTGCGACGCGGGCCTGGCAACAGGCGCTGGCCGATAGCAGTCTGAGCCTGAACGAGCTGTCGTTTGTTGAAACCCATGACTGCTTTACCATTGCCGAGCTGATTGAATATGAGGCCATGGGGCTGGCCCGCCCGGGCGAAGGGGCGCGTGTGATCCTGGATGGCATCAGCGCTCGTGACGGACGCCTGCCCGTGAATCCCTCGGGTGGCCTGAAGTCCAAAGGGCACCCCATCGGTGCGACAGGCGTTTCCATGCATGTGATGGCTGCGATGCAATTGAGCGGACAGGCTGGCGATATGCAATTGCCGGTGGCGGATCGGGCGGGTGTCTTCAATATGGGTGGCTCGGCAGTTGCCAATTATGTGAGTATTCTTGAACGCGCGTGA
- a CDS encoding SDR family NAD(P)-dependent oxidoreductase, whose translation MSAVSASEMRVAVVTGGGSGIGRAIVEAFAHAGYQTMIADVNETDSQALAESLNTQSLQARYLRLDVADADNIAHFFATVEREYGRCDVLVNNAGIAKTVAYLDYPQDHWEKVMQVNVTGPFLMSQHAGRLMQKRQSGRIINIASVSGERASWGRAAYGTSKAAIFGLTRQMALELAEFGITSNGIAPGPIDTPLTRQLHTQAARDAFTLSVPMGRYGTPQEIAQVCLFLASDAASYVNGHVIPVDGGFLAAGITGH comes from the coding sequence ATGAGTGCTGTTTCTGCAAGTGAGATGCGCGTAGCGGTGGTTACTGGTGGCGGCAGTGGCATTGGCCGGGCAATCGTCGAGGCCTTTGCCCATGCCGGCTATCAGACCATGATTGCAGATGTGAACGAGACCGACTCGCAGGCGCTGGCCGAGTCACTCAATACGCAATCGTTACAGGCGCGTTATCTCAGGCTGGACGTGGCGGATGCCGATAACATAGCTCATTTCTTTGCAACGGTAGAGCGCGAATATGGGCGCTGCGACGTGCTGGTGAACAACGCAGGTATCGCCAAAACGGTGGCCTATCTGGACTACCCGCAGGATCATTGGGAAAAGGTCATGCAAGTGAACGTAACAGGGCCGTTTCTGATGTCCCAGCACGCCGGGCGACTCATGCAAAAAAGGCAGTCAGGACGCATTATCAATATTGCATCTGTGAGTGGCGAGCGTGCCAGCTGGGGCAGAGCGGCGTATGGCACATCCAAGGCGGCGATTTTCGGGCTGACGCGACAGATGGCGCTGGAACTGGCCGAATTTGGCATTACCAGCAACGGCATCGCGCCGGGACCGATAGATACGCCGCTTACCCGGCAATTGCATACACAGGCCGCCAGGGATGCATTCACGCTGTCCGTACCCATGGGCCGTTACGGCACACCGCAGGAAATTGCTCAGGTTTGCCTGTTCCTTGCCTCCGACGCTGCCTCGTATGTCAATGGTCATGTGATTCCGGTAGACGGCGGTTTTCTGGCGGCGGGCATTACCGGACATTGA
- a CDS encoding TRAP transporter large permease, producing the protein MSVSIASQSAGVNTHVLSRTVIAVKNAVMRLVGLLAVVMLVFESALLFTGVVFRYFLHKPIIWSDELAQSVFIWLCMFGAALALDRHEHMRLTAVVTRFSKRAQHWFETLGLLIILLFAAYLIGPGFHHAGGQMVVTSPALNIPDGYRAMAIPVGMCLFAFIAVSHLLTHSRWQDILSAAAVIAVVGYALWFFADFLYDIGNLNLIVFFVLVLGACVMSGVPIAFCFGIATLAYIVNIAEVPPSIVVTRIDEGASHLVLLAVPLFVVLGVLLQISGMARKLIDFMSSVLGHIRGGLNYVLLGAMFLVSGISGSKVADMAAVAPALFPEMKRKGADENDLAALLSATGAMTETIPPSLVLITIGAVCGVSISALFIGGLVPALVCTLAIALVCYLKSRKAAQDTRERARAAEIGRTFLWALPVLVLPIIIRVCVVEGVATATEVASIGIVYVIIYAVIMQLAIGGLEKSRIYPMLVEATSLSGAILLIIGVATAMAWALTQSGFSTTLVDFMTHIPGGVFGFMTVSIVLFVILGSVLEGIPAIVLFGPLIFPAARAMHIHEVHYAIVIILAMGIGLFAPPLGVGFYSASAISKVNPDKVIPKMWLYLAVLLITTFVIAFVPWFSIGFL; encoded by the coding sequence TTGAGTGTAAGTATTGCCAGCCAGTCGGCTGGCGTTAATACCCATGTGCTTTCCAGAACGGTTATCGCGGTCAAGAACGCTGTGATGCGACTGGTTGGTTTGCTGGCTGTCGTCATGCTGGTGTTCGAATCGGCATTACTGTTTACCGGCGTGGTGTTTCGCTATTTTCTGCATAAGCCAATTATCTGGTCCGATGAACTGGCGCAGTCGGTCTTTATCTGGTTGTGTATGTTTGGCGCCGCGCTGGCGCTGGACCGGCACGAACATATGCGGCTGACTGCGGTGGTCACGCGGTTTTCCAAACGGGCCCAGCACTGGTTCGAAACACTGGGACTGCTGATCATACTGCTGTTTGCCGCCTATCTGATCGGGCCCGGCTTTCATCATGCCGGCGGGCAGATGGTGGTAACTTCGCCTGCGCTCAATATTCCGGATGGCTATCGGGCAATGGCGATTCCCGTGGGTATGTGCCTGTTTGCGTTTATTGCCGTCAGCCATCTGCTGACACACTCACGCTGGCAGGACATTTTGTCCGCTGCCGCCGTGATCGCGGTGGTCGGTTATGCGCTTTGGTTTTTTGCCGACTTTTTGTACGACATCGGCAATCTTAACCTGATCGTATTTTTTGTACTGGTACTGGGCGCGTGTGTCATGAGTGGGGTACCCATCGCTTTTTGCTTCGGCATCGCTACGCTGGCCTATATCGTTAATATTGCTGAAGTGCCGCCATCCATTGTGGTGACGCGGATTGATGAAGGCGCCTCGCATCTGGTGCTGCTGGCCGTTCCGCTGTTTGTGGTGCTGGGCGTGCTGCTGCAGATTAGCGGCATGGCGCGCAAGCTCATTGATTTTATGTCATCTGTGTTAGGTCATATTCGTGGCGGGCTCAATTACGTCCTGCTCGGCGCCATGTTTTTGGTTTCCGGGATTTCCGGCTCCAAGGTGGCAGACATGGCTGCGGTTGCCCCGGCCCTGTTCCCGGAAATGAAGCGCAAGGGTGCTGACGAGAATGATCTGGCGGCGTTGCTCTCTGCCACCGGAGCGATGACCGAGACGATTCCGCCCAGCCTGGTGTTGATTACGATTGGCGCCGTTTGTGGGGTATCCATTAGTGCGCTGTTTATTGGTGGTCTGGTGCCGGCGCTGGTGTGTACGCTGGCGATCGCTCTGGTCTGCTATCTGAAGTCGCGCAAGGCCGCGCAGGATACGCGTGAGCGTGCCAGGGCTGCTGAGATCGGCCGCACTTTCCTGTGGGCGTTACCGGTGCTGGTGCTGCCGATTATTATTCGCGTGTGCGTGGTCGAAGGGGTTGCCACGGCAACCGAGGTTGCGTCTATCGGGATCGTGTATGTCATTATTTATGCGGTCATTATGCAATTGGCTATTGGTGGCTTAGAAAAATCACGTATTTATCCAATGCTGGTAGAGGCCACCTCGCTTTCCGGCGCCATTTTGCTGATTATTGGTGTCGCCACGGCCATGGCCTGGGCGCTGACCCAGTCCGGGTTTTCAACCACACTGGTTGATTTCATGACGCATATTCCGGGTGGCGTATTCGGATTCATGACGGTGAGTATTGTACTGTTCGTTATACTCGGCAGCGTCCTGGAGGGCATTCCCGCCATTGTGCTGTTCGGACCCTTGATTTTCCCGGCAGCCCGCGCCATGCATATTCATGAGGTGCATTACGCGATTGTGATTATTCTGGCTATGGGTATTGGATTGTTCGCGCCACCGCTGGGGGTGGGCTTTTATTCAGCCAGCGCGATCAGCAAAGTGAATCCGGACAAGGTTATTCCGAAGATGTGGCTGTATCTGGCGGTTCTTCTAATAACGACATTTGTGATTGCGTTTGTACCCTGGTTTTCTATCGGATTCCTTTGA
- a CDS encoding TRAP transporter substrate-binding protein — protein sequence MAAVKRRSFLKSISAVTAASAFGLSYSDVILARRADFRLKFANNLPVSHPLNIRAKEMVEAIKKETDGAVDIRVYPSSQLGNDTDTLSQIRAGAVDFFTLSPIIMGTLISRTQISGIGFAFKDYDQVWKAMDGDLGAAVREEIEKGSNLTAFDKIWDNGFRIITTSSKPVKTPDDLNSVKLRVPPSPLWTSMFKSLGASPTTINFAETYSALQTHIADGQENPITLIETAKLYEVQKYASQSNHMWDGFWFLANRDNLAKVPKEIQDVIRKHVMDASLKERDDLAKLSLTVKQTLEGKGMAFNEVDTNAFRGKLKEAGFYEEWKKTFGDPLWSKLEQFTGALS from the coding sequence ATGGCTGCTGTAAAACGTAGAAGTTTTCTGAAATCAATATCCGCTGTCACGGCGGCATCTGCTTTCGGGTTGAGCTATTCAGATGTGATTCTGGCGCGCCGCGCCGATTTTCGGCTCAAATTTGCCAATAACCTGCCTGTATCCCATCCCCTGAATATCCGCGCCAAGGAAATGGTTGAGGCCATCAAAAAAGAAACGGATGGTGCAGTAGATATTCGTGTCTATCCGAGCAGCCAGCTAGGTAATGATACCGATACACTCTCTCAGATCCGCGCCGGGGCTGTCGACTTTTTTACGCTGTCGCCCATTATCATGGGCACCCTGATTTCCAGAACGCAGATTTCCGGTATTGGTTTTGCTTTCAAGGATTACGACCAGGTCTGGAAGGCGATGGACGGCGATCTGGGTGCGGCCGTACGCGAGGAAATTGAGAAAGGGTCAAACCTGACTGCTTTTGACAAGATCTGGGACAATGGCTTCAGGATTATTACGACCAGTTCCAAACCAGTTAAAACACCAGACGACTTAAATAGCGTCAAACTGCGTGTTCCGCCAAGCCCGTTGTGGACGTCCATGTTCAAAAGCCTGGGGGCATCGCCTACAACCATCAATTTTGCCGAAACCTATTCGGCGTTACAGACGCATATTGCCGATGGTCAGGAAAATCCCATTACGCTGATCGAAACGGCCAAGCTATATGAAGTGCAGAAATATGCCTCTCAGAGCAATCACATGTGGGATGGTTTCTGGTTTCTGGCCAACCGGGACAACCTGGCAAAAGTGCCCAAAGAGATCCAGGACGTGATTCGCAAACACGTGATGGACGCCAGTCTTAAAGAACGGGACGACCTGGCTAAACTGAGTCTGACCGTGAAACAGACGCTGGAGGGCAAGGGTATGGCTTTTAATGAAGTAGACACCAACGCTTTCCGCGGCAAGCTCAAGGAAGCCGGTTTTTACGAAGAATGGAAAAAAACCTTTGGTGATCCGCTTTGGTCAAAACTGGAGCAATTTACCGGAGCCTTGTCTTGA
- a CDS encoding metallophosphoesterase translates to MNLLHTYQPVVPLPSGPLDIVGDIHGEYEALRQLLQHLGYDNLGHHAEGRKLVFIGDLCDRGPDSPAVVRQVQDMVNAGNAICVLGNHELNILRGLRKDGNSWFWNETAADDHKFGSMRALSAAERQPMLDFFASLPIIACNSQLRVVHAAWHTPSFNELGTHTLPSIVEYFNAREQQTSDLIRSDSRFQDYLAEQKQWREHISDAAQAVPFLGATAYMRELRQMANPIRVLTSGVEMADSETFFSGGEWRFVQRARWWDTYTEAVPVLIGHYWRNPQDRPAGALSRGRDLFDGVAPCDWHGEGGNVFCLDYCVGARFLERSGKVPPGQTRLAAMRWPERALMFDSGEQVATRHFGRRAGT, encoded by the coding sequence ATGAACCTGCTACATACATATCAACCTGTCGTGCCGCTGCCGTCCGGGCCTTTGGATATTGTTGGTGATATTCATGGTGAATATGAAGCGCTAAGGCAATTGCTGCAGCACCTGGGATATGACAACCTGGGCCACCATGCGGAAGGGCGTAAACTGGTCTTTATAGGTGATTTATGTGATCGCGGGCCCGATAGTCCTGCAGTGGTCAGGCAGGTGCAGGACATGGTGAATGCCGGCAATGCAATTTGTGTTTTGGGCAACCACGAACTGAATATTCTGCGTGGACTGCGCAAGGACGGCAATAGCTGGTTCTGGAACGAAACCGCAGCGGATGACCACAAATTTGGCAGTATGAGGGCCCTTTCGGCCGCCGAGCGGCAACCCATGCTGGACTTTTTCGCCAGCCTGCCCATTATCGCCTGCAACAGCCAGTTGCGTGTGGTGCATGCAGCCTGGCATACGCCTTCTTTTAACGAGCTCGGTACGCATACGCTGCCATCCATAGTTGAATATTTCAATGCGAGAGAACAGCAGACCAGCGATCTCATCCGCAGCGATAGCCGGTTTCAGGATTACCTGGCCGAGCAAAAGCAATGGCGGGAGCATATTTCCGACGCGGCGCAGGCTGTTCCTTTTCTGGGCGCAACAGCTTATATGCGGGAGTTGCGGCAAATGGCCAATCCTATTCGGGTCTTGACGTCCGGTGTTGAAATGGCCGATAGCGAGACCTTTTTCAGCGGGGGAGAATGGCGCTTTGTGCAACGGGCACGCTGGTGGGACACCTATACGGAAGCGGTGCCTGTTCTAATCGGCCACTACTGGCGCAATCCTCAGGATAGACCGGCCGGGGCGCTATCGCGTGGCCGTGACCTGTTTGACGGTGTGGCGCCGTGCGACTGGCACGGGGAAGGTGGCAATGTATTCTGTCTTGATTATTGCGTCGGTGCCCGGTTTCTGGAACGCTCCGGGAAAGTGCCGCCGGGACAAACCCGGCTGGCCGCGATGCGTTGGCCGGAGCGCGCACTCATGTTTGATTCCGGGGAGCAGGTAGCAACCCGCCATTTCGGCAGACGGGCAGGCACCTAG
- a CDS encoding TOBE domain-containing protein codes for MKISARNQFPGKIKFIRTGAVNDEIVISISPDQDIVAIITESSTQNLRLTEGAEVFALIKASSIVMATDVDGLVFSARNQLTGTITEVSKGAVNSEVVMDAGNNVKISAVVTNTSFDNLGLATGVKATAIFKASSVIVAAKA; via the coding sequence ATGAAAATCAGCGCGCGAAATCAGTTCCCAGGGAAAATCAAATTCATCCGTACGGGTGCGGTGAATGACGAAATTGTTATCTCTATCTCCCCGGATCAGGACATTGTTGCCATTATTACGGAAAGCAGCACGCAGAATCTGCGTCTGACTGAAGGCGCGGAGGTATTTGCGCTGATCAAGGCATCGTCTATCGTTATGGCGACTGATGTCGACGGACTGGTTTTTTCCGCCAGAAATCAGCTGACTGGCACCATTACCGAAGTGAGCAAAGGTGCCGTGAACTCGGAAGTGGTGATGGATGCCGGGAACAACGTTAAGATCAGCGCAGTTGTCACCAACACCAGTTTTGACAATCTGGGCCTGGCCACTGGCGTAAAAGCAACGGCAATCTTCAAGGCCTCAAGTGTGATCGTCGCCGCCAAAGCTTAA
- a CDS encoding CsbD family protein, with translation MTSVNTIKSKAEELAGKGQSALGDVFDDPEMEAEGKIRQASGHAAYTVNSFLDCLVDGTRSNPLGALLAAAAVGLVLGRHLYKK, from the coding sequence ATGACAAGTGTGAATACAATCAAGAGTAAAGCTGAAGAACTTGCAGGAAAAGGCCAATCGGCTCTGGGCGATGTTTTTGATGATCCGGAAATGGAAGCAGAAGGAAAAATACGACAGGCTTCGGGCCATGCTGCCTATACCGTGAATTCGTTCCTGGACTGCCTTGTTGATGGCACCCGCAGCAATCCGCTGGGTGCGCTGCTGGCAGCGGCTGCGGTTGGTCTGGTTCTTGGGCGTCATTTATACAAGAAATAG
- a CDS encoding OmpA family protein yields MMMKYSTSKSVVVATVLAASLFLGGCSSLSNVAADGTTDNPVFPEPGRVTFNDGQGTFPNRSSLNEVKAGMTKDQLYYLLGRPHFREGFFGVREWDYLFNFHTSKNGKNSVTTCQFKVLFDKDHRAQSFFMRPVGEPNALCRLGHAQSKRAVQQFDLAADGVFAFDKSDLKNLTASGKEKLQNLARNIAQLGAIESIEITGYTDPLGSESYNRSLSQRRASTVRQYLGTLGIPLSIMSAQGAGETTAFAQCDKSMSRTALISCLSPNRRVTFKVVSAANLPSAR; encoded by the coding sequence ATGATGATGAAATATTCAACAAGCAAAAGTGTAGTTGTGGCAACAGTGTTGGCTGCCAGTCTGTTTCTGGGCGGATGTTCGTCACTTAGTAATGTCGCCGCAGATGGTACGACGGACAATCCCGTGTTTCCGGAACCAGGGAGGGTAACCTTCAATGATGGCCAGGGTACGTTTCCCAATCGCAGCTCATTGAACGAGGTTAAGGCTGGCATGACCAAAGATCAGCTTTACTACCTGCTGGGACGCCCACATTTCAGAGAAGGATTTTTTGGCGTACGGGAATGGGACTATTTATTTAATTTCCACACTTCAAAAAATGGTAAAAACAGCGTAACCACATGTCAATTCAAAGTATTGTTTGACAAGGATCATCGGGCGCAGAGCTTCTTTATGCGCCCGGTTGGCGAGCCGAATGCTTTATGTCGCCTTGGTCATGCACAAAGCAAGCGAGCAGTACAACAATTCGATTTGGCGGCAGATGGTGTATTTGCTTTCGATAAGTCAGATCTGAAAAATCTGACCGCGTCCGGCAAGGAAAAATTGCAGAATCTGGCACGCAATATTGCCCAGTTGGGTGCGATAGAGTCGATTGAGATAACGGGATATACCGACCCGCTTGGCTCCGAGAGCTACAATCGCAGCCTTTCCCAAAGACGGGCGTCAACGGTCAGGCAATACCTGGGGACGTTGGGGATTCCGCTAAGCATTATGAGTGCCCAAGGGGCAGGTGAGACGACGGCGTTTGCACAGTGTGATAAGTCGATGAGTCGGACCGCACTGATTAGCTGCCTGTCGCCTAATCGCCGGGTAACATTCAAAGTGGTAAGCGCTGCAAATCTACCTTCTGCCAGATAA